A region of Rhodamnia argentea isolate NSW1041297 chromosome 9, ASM2092103v1, whole genome shotgun sequence DNA encodes the following proteins:
- the LOC115739829 gene encoding ribosomal RNA-processing protein 17: protein MGDEVEIEDDANQDAPRVRGRHIRKRALKNKALSVTFDEKDLRDFVTGFHKRKKKRRKEAQKQQEEAQRRKRIEQRKKRKLERELAYYDGGPPSNDTELDGDDELLENDEETQPQISTSAMAVYDNGDMKVTVKTSEIAPDEENDPIEKTWTSKATRADKGHSVPVNKKSFKEVAKHKPHRKVQNKREKYKGKKKNKKTR, encoded by the exons ATGGGGGACGAAGTGGAGATTGAAGACGATGCGAACCAGGACGCGCCTCGCGTTCGAGGCCGTCACATCAGGAAGCGAGCTCTCAAGAACAAAGCTCTCTCGGTCACCTTCGACGAGAAGGACCTCAG GGACTTTGTGACGGGGTTTcacaagagaaagaagaagaggagaaaggaAGCGCAAAAGCAACAAGAAGAGGCGCAGCGCCGCAAGCGAATCGAGCAGCGAAAGAAG AGAAAGCTAGAAAGAGAGCTTGCTTATTATGATGGAGGTCCTCCATCGAATGATACTGAACTTGATGGAGACGATGAGCTCTTAGAGAATGATGAGGAAACCCAGCCCCAAATATCTACATCAG CAATGGCAGTATATGATAATGGAGACATGAAGGTCACTGTGAAAACAAGTGAGATCGCGCCAGACGAAGAAAATGATCCCATTGAGAAGACTTGGACCAGCAAAGCTACTCGAGCTGATAAGGGGCACAGTGTACCTGTGAATAAGAAATCATTCAAGGAGGTGGCAAAGCATAAACCACACAGAAAGGTGCAGAATAAGAGGGAGAAATATAAGggcaagaaaaagaacaagaagacaCGCTAA